tggttcggcggtattgttggatgaagcggcccggaccgacattacgcgtacgcttacgcgaggctggttctaccgacgtgctttgcacacaggtggctggcgggtgtcagtttctccaactttagttgaaccgagtgtgactatgcccggtccttgttaaaggttaaaacaacactaacttgacgaaatatcgttgtggttttgatgcgtaggtaagaacggttcttgctcagcccgtagcagccacgtaaaacttgcaacaacaaagtagaggacatctaacttgtttttgcagggcatgttgtgatgtgatatggtccagacatgatgctatattttattgtatgagatgatcatgttttctaacggagttatcggcaactggcaggagccatatggttgtcgctttattgtatgaaatgcaatcgccatgtaattgctttactttatcactaagcggtagcgatagtcgtagaagcaatagttggcgagacgacaatgatgctacgatggagatcaaggtgtcgcgccggtgacgatggtgatcatgacggtgctttggagatggagatcaaaggcacaagatgatgatggccatatcatatcacttatattgattgcatgtgatgtttatcctttatgcatcttattctgctttgattgacggtagcattataagatgatctctcactaaaaaatttcaaggtacaagtgttctccctgagtatgcaccgttgccaaagttcgtcgtgccgagacaccacgtgatgatcgggtgtgagaAGCTCAACGTTcttatacaacgggtgcaagccagttttgcacacgcagaatactcgggttaaacttgacgagcctagcatatgcagatatggcctcggaacactgagaccgaaaggtcgaacgtgaatcatatagtagatatgatcaacatagtgatgttcaccattgaaaactactccatttcacgtgatgatcggttatggtttagttgatatggatcttGTGATCaattagatgattagagggatgtctatctaagtgggagttcttaagtaatatgattaattgaactttaatttatcatgaacttagtcctggtagtattagcatatatatgttgtagatcaatagctcgcgtttagctcccctgttttatttttgatatgttcctagagaaaactaagttgaaagatgttagtagcaatgatgcggattggatccgtgatctgaggattatccttattgctgcacagaagaattatgtccttgatgcaccgctagatgacagaccgattgcaggagaaaatgcagatgttatgaacgtttggcaagcttgatatgatgactacttgatagtttagtgcaccatgctttacggcttagaatcggggcttcaaagacgtttttgaaacgccacggagcatatgagatgtttcaagagttgaaattagtatttcagactcatgcccatgtcgaaaggtatgagacctttgacaagtactttgcctacaagatggaggagaatagctcagctagtgagcatgtgctcagaatgtctgagtactacaatcacttgaatcaagagggagttaatcttccagataagatagtgattgacagagttctctagtcactatcaccaagttactagaacttcgtgatgaactataatatgcaagggataacggagaTAAATCCCAAGCTCtccgtgatgctgaaatcgacgaaggtagaaatcgagaaaagcatcaagtgttgatggttgacaagacaactagtttcaagaaaagggcaaatggaagaaggggaacttcaaaaagaacggcaaggaagttgctactctcgtgaagaagcccaaagctagacccaagcctgaaactgagtgcttctactgcaaaggaaatggtcactggaagtggaactgccctagatatttgatggataagaaggatggcaaagtgaacaaagctatatttgatatacatgttattgatgtgtactttactagtgtttatagcaacccctcggtatttgatactggttcagttgctaagagtagtaactcgaaacggaagttgcagaatgaacagagactagttcagggtgaagtgacgatgtgtattggaagtggttccaagattgatatgatcatcatcacacactccctatgctttcgggattagtgttgaacctaaataagtgttatttggtgtttgcgttgagcatgaatatgatttgatcatgtttattgcaatatggttattcatttaagttagagaataattgttgttctgtttacatgaataaaaccttctatggtcatacacccaatgaaaatggtttgttggatctcgatcgtagtaatacacataatattgaagccaaaagatgcaaagttaataatgatagtgcaacttatttgtggcgctgccgtttaggtcatattggtgtagagcgcatgaagaaactccatgctgatgggattttggaatcacttgattatgaatcacttgattatgaatcacttgatgcttgcgaaccatgccttatgggcaagatgactaagactccgttctccggaacaacggagcgagcaactgacttactggaaataatacatactgatgtatgcgatccgatgagtgttgaggctcgcggcgggtatcgttattttctaaccttcacagatgatttgagcagatatgggtatatctacttgatgaaacataagtctgaaaatttgaaaagttcatataatttcagagtgaagtggaaaatcatcgtaacaagaaaataaagtttctacgatctgatcgtgggggagaatatttgagttacgagtttggtcttcatttgaaacaatgcggaatagtttcgcaactcacgccacctgcaACACCACAgagtaatggtgtgttcgaacatcgtaaccgtactttataagatatggtgcaatctatgatgtctcttaccgatttaccactatcgttttggggctatgcattagagacagctgcattcatgttaaatagggcaccatctaaatccgttgagacgacaccatatgaactgtggtttggcaagaaaccaatgttgtcgtttcttaaagtttggggttgcgatgcttatgtgaaaaagtttcatcctgataagctcaaacccaaaatcggagaaatgtgccttcataggatacccaaaggagacagttgggtacaccttctatcacagatccgaaggcaagacattcgttgctaagaatggatcctttctagagaaggagtttctctcgaaagaagtgtgcgggaggaaagtagaacttgatgaggtaactgtatctgatcccttattggaaagtagttcatcacagaaatctgttcctgtgactcctacaccaattagtgaggaagctaatgatgatgatcatgtaacttcagatcaagttactaccgaacctcgtaggtcaaccaaagtgagatccgcaccagagtggtgcggtaatcctgttctggaggtcatgttacttgactatgacgaacctacgaactatgaggaagcgatgatgagcccagattccacgaaatggcttgaggccatgaaatctgagatgggatccatgtatgagaacaaagtgtggactttggttgacttgcccgatgatcggcaagccatagaaaataaatggatcttcaagaggaagacggacgctgatagtagtgttactatctacaaagctagacttgtcgaaaatggttttgacaaagttcaaggtgttgactacgatgagattttctcactcgtagcgacgcttaagtctgtccgaatcatgttagaaaatTGCCACATTtaatgaaatctggcaaatggatgtcaaaactacattccttaatggattttttaaagaagagttgtatatgatgcaaccagaaggttttgtcgatcctaaaggtgctaaaaaaatgtgcaagctctagcgatccatctatggactggtgcaagcatctcggagttggaatatacgctttgatgagttgatcaaagcatatagttttatacagacttgcggtgaagcctgtatttacaagaaagtgagtgggagcactacaacatttctgataaatatttgtgaatgacatattgttgatcggaaataatgtagaattttctgaaaagtataaaggagtatttgaaaggagttttttcaaagaaagacctcggtgaagctgcttacatattaagcatcaagatctatagagatagatcaagacgcttgataagttttttcaatgagtacataccttcacaagattttgaagtagttcaaaatggaacagtcaaagaaagagttcttgcctatgttacaaggtgtgaaattgagtaagactcaaagcccgaccacggcagaagatagaaagagaatgaaagtcattccctatgcctcagccataggttctataaagtatgccatgttgtgtaccagatctattgtataccctacactgagtttggcaagggagtacaatagtgatctaggagtagatcactgaacaacggtcaaaattatccttagtggaataaggatatgtttctcgattatggaggtgacaaaaggtttgtcgtaaagggttacgtcgatgcaagtttttgacactgatccagatgactctaagtctcaatctggatacatattgaaagtaggagcaattagctaaagtagctccgtgcagagcattgtggACATAgaattttgcaaaatacatacggatctgaatttggcagactcgttgactaaactactctcacaagcaaaacatgatcacaccttagtattttttgggtgttaatcacatggcgatgtgaactagattactgactctagtaaaccctttgagtgttggccacatggcaatgtgaactatggatattaatcacatggtgatgtgaactattggtgttaatcacatggcgatgtgaactagattattgactctagtgcaagtgggagactaaaggaaatatgccctagaggcaataataaagttgttatttatatttccttatatcatgataaatgtttattattcatgctagcattgtattaaccggaaacttagtacatgtgtgaatacatagacaaacagagtgtcactagtatgcctctacttgactagctcgttgaatcaaagatggttaagtttcctagccatagacacgagttatcatttgattaatgggatcacatcattagagaatgatgtgattgacttgacccattccattaggttagcatttgatcgtttagtatattgctattgctttcttcatgacttatacatgttcctatgactatgagattatgcaactcccgaataccggaggaacactttgtgtgctaccaaacctcacaacgtaactgggtgattataaaggtgctctacaggtgtctccgatggtacttgttgagttggcatagatcaagattaggatttgtcacttcgattgtcggagaggtatctttgggccctctcggtaatgcacatcactataagccctgcaagcaatgcaactaatgagttagttgcgggatgatgtattacagaacgagtaaagagacttgccggtaacgagattgaactaggtattgagatatcgacgatcaaatctcgggcaagtaacataccaatgacaaagggaacaacgtatgttgttatgccatttgaccgataaagatcttcgtagaatatgtaggagccaatatgagcatccaggttccgctattggttattgaccggagacgagtctcggtcatgtctacatagttctcgaacccatagggtccgcacgcttaacgttcggtgacgatcggtaatttgagtttatgtgttttgatgtaccgaaggtagttgggagtcccggatgagatcacggacatgacaaggagtctcgaaatggtcgagacgtcaagattgatatattggaaggctatattcggacatcggaaaggttccgagtggttcgggcattttttcggagcaccgagaggttaccggaacccctcgggagaagttatgggccttatgggccataagaaggaagcacaccagccaaacaaggggctggtgcgccccccttgggtaGGAGGCCAAATTGGAATAGGTTTGGGGgtggcggcccccctttccttctctcctcctcctccttcccttcctctcctactccaactagggaagggggggggggaatcctactcccggtgggagtaggactcccctagggcgcgccatagagagggccggcccctcccctcctccactcctttatatacgggggaggggggcaccccatagacacacaagttgatcagttgatcttttagccgtgtggagtgccccctccaccataatccacctcggtcatatcgtagcggtgcttaggcgaagccctgcgtcggtagcatcatcatcaccatcatcacgccgtcgtgctgacggaactctccctcgaagctctgctggatcgtgagttcgcgggacgtcaccgagctgaacgtgtgctgaactcggaggtgccgtgcgttcggtacttggatcggtcggatcgtgaagacataggacaacatcaaccgcgttgtcataacgcttctgcttacggtctatgagggtacgtagacaacactctccccctcattgctatgcatcaccatgatcttgcgtgtgcgtagaatttttttaaaattactacgttccccaacaagaatAAGACCGTCCAACTTGAACATGATGAGGGTACTATATTTGGCCAGAAGAATCTTAAGTCATACATCTACAATTATTATAAGAAGTTGTCGGATCCCAGGTGTCCAACTTTGTGTCGATGAATGAAGATACCTTTGAAGACATCCCATAACTTTGTCTGGAAGAGAATGTCGTGTTGACGACACCTTCTACGGAGAAGGGAGTGTATGAGGCCATCTTACAAATGAAGAATAATAAAGCCCTGGGACTAGATAGTTTCCTAGTGGAGTTGTATCCTAAGCATTAGGGGTGCTTAATGGTGATCTGATGCctatgtttgagaatttatttgacAGTGAGCtataattgtgtaaacacaaCTTTCAGACGATTACTTTGCTTCCTAAGAAGGAAGAGGTCATGAGGATTGAACAATTACTAGAAGGGTTGGGCGCTCTTTGCTGCGCCGTTGGTGTTGTTGAGATTCTTAAAAAAATACTCATTTTGTTttaaaatataaggtgtattactTTTTTAAAAAGTCCAACCTTTTTAAGTTTGATCAAATTTATGAAGAGATATATCAAAATTTGTAATATCAAATTGGTGttattagattcatcatgaaatgAATTTCCATAATCTTTTGGCTTAATATTGTGGGTGTCGATATTTTTGGCtttaaacttggtcaaagttaaagaaatttgacttttcaaaaacTAATACCCCTTGTATTCTGGAACTGATGAAATATTTAGTTTCGCGGATAGGGGAAACGATGGTGTGTGTTTTATGTTTATTTATAATATGGTTATTTGTGGGCTTTTCATGATGTGATTCTATGTTACGCGCTAATTAACTTAAACTTTTGTGGGTAAATTTCCGCGTCGGTGGCTACATGTACTATATTGGTGCTATAGTATCATCACATGGTGGCGCTTCTTTTTTCTAGGTGGTAAGAGGGTACATGTTGATATGTTTTTCTAGCCGGTTGGTGTTGATCGATTTAAAAAATCATGGCCCGATCAAAATCGTAAACCAAATTCAAAATCGAAGATATCAATCTAATAAAAGAGCTTCAAAGTTAGGGAATATggtgaattaaaataattaaatggGAAAGCTTCTTAAGAAATTATTGACCCGGTCAAAATCAGGTGACCAAGTTCTAAACTGAAGACCTCAATTAATTGTGAGTACTTAAAAATTATGAGGCATAgtgtatactccctccgtcccgaaattcttgtcttaaaattgtctagatacggatgttcTAACACTAAAGTATAactagatacatccgtatttagacaaatctaagacaagaattttgggacatAGAGAGTAGTATATAAAAGAATTGAGTGAGGGCTTTGAGAAATTGTTTACTTGGTCAAAATCGGGTGATCCAATTCCAATTGGATACCTCAATTGATTGTGACGCCTTTTACACCTAGAGAGCTTAGTGATATAGTAGATGTCATATATGTCTGCTAAATGATAGTTTCAAGATTTTTTCCAAAGTGGGTACAAATGGACTAACAATTATATCACATAAGGTGGTATGCGTGACGCAAATTGCTTTCATGCTTGGATTTCACATCCTAGAGGGTGTGGTCGTTTTACATGAGGCAATTTCATGAGCTACACTCTAAGAAGATTGACAGAGTGGATTTTGATAAAGCCTATGATAAGTCAAGTGGCCTTTCTTACAACATGCTCAATGAATGAAGGGCTTTGATTCTGCCTGGCGACAACATGTTCAGAATTTCGTTCAAGGTGGTAGCATTGGGATGAAAGGGAATGATGATGTTCGTTGTCGTTTCCAGATTCAGAAAAATTATGGTAGGGACATCCTTTATCTCCAATCCATTTTAACATAGTTGCACCTATGTTAAAATGCACCTATGTTAAAATGGATTGAAGGGGTTTAATCCTTCATCTGGTGGATGGAGGGGTTTCAATCTACAATATGCCGACGACACTATCACTTTTAGAGAACATGATATGGACAAGGCAGTTAATATAAAATTGATTCTTTATCTTTTCGAACAACTGTCCATGCTTAAGATAAATTTTACAAGAGTGAATTATTCTGCTTTGGAAGCGCTAAAGAGGAAGAAAATCActaagaaaaatattcatttgtaAGGTTGGTAAGCTCACGTTTAGTCATCTCAGGATACCAATACGCCATCAAGAACTTGCTAAAAAGAAGTGGAAATGTATTGAAGACATGTTTGAAAATAAACTTAGCTGTTGGAAAAGTAAACCGATGTATTATGACAGTCAGTTGATCCTAGTGAATTCGGTGGTCCCGAGCCTTCCTGAAAGggcatgtagcccctaagtgtgATTTAGGTAAGTAATGACAATTTGTATGGTCTAGTGCTTTCATTGAGATATATTAGAAGGAATATTACGTAGGTGGTGCCTTAATGATGATTGCCATAAAAATAAAGATTTGCTCTAAGCTTTGGTATTCAATGACAAGTCCTATGGGGCATCAAGGGCATTGTATCTTATATGAAGAAACTGTGTGTGAATGGTTTGCCCTTGGTCCAGTAGTACATCACGGCAGCGTGTGATACAATGTGTAGAGCAACATTGAGTAAATGAATGAATCAACCATGTAGAGAAACAAGAAGCAAAACTTTCGATCTCGATGGTTGGCGAGCCCAATGGACATATTGTCTCCACTCGGTGAATCATGTCGTAAAACTTCTTGAGGGAGTTGCATATGGTGTATCATCGATGCAACAGCGACTTCACATTGTGTTCATGGATGTCGTAAAACTTCATGAGGGAGTTGCATATGGTGACAGCGACTTCACATTGTGTTCAAGATGCCCTTAGCCTTTGGAACGTTCTAGCCTTTGTCACTGATACTAATCATACAGAGACAAAGAAATGAACCTAAAATATGCTACAACTACTGTATTGAAGAGTTGCGTAATGTTCTTTTTTACATTAAGAATAAACAGAGAGGCATTAGATAACGGTTAGTACTGCTAGCTTCAACATCTGAAAGATATTCAGACCAGTTGAAATATTCAGACCAGTTGAAATATTTTGTGCCTTTGTTAAAAACAAACAAGAATGTCTAAAAACTGAAGTGCCTTAGAACAGTAAGCAATTCCCCCAAAGAAAGCTCGGATCAAGGAGGAAATACATACTCACCCTCAGGTTCATCACTGAAAATGGTTCTGAACACTCCATTGCAGGCCCATAGCATCCTCGAGTTACAAATGAAGGTTTAGGGGGCCAACTCTTGGCTATCTAAAAATGTAAAAATTAGTTTATTTTTTGAAAATGAATATCATAGCACTTATCTTTCACAAATATTGTAAAGCAAGAAAACTATGTTGGAAGATCTGCAAACGAATGGGGCAGAAATAAGCAATGAACAACTACAATGGTTGGGTCTTCCAACATTAACACAACGGCTTTAGAGAAGCATATTCGCCTTCAGATCCAATGCCAAAGCTAACTGGCATATGAAGAAACACTTAATAGAAGCTGCAATGCAGAAATCACAAGCAGACCTATGTAGCCTACGTCATCCGGATCCTTGGCCACAGAAGTAAGACTCTCTGTATCAGGGTAAGGTGTACCTAGCTCTGTACACTCTGATCATCTGATGATAATGAAATTATCGTAGGCACCATTGTACAGAGGAAAATAAAATGAACATAAAACAGGCTAAAAAATAGCCGCACTACGCTTGGAAGGAGGATCATACTGGTCCTTTACATCAGGAACAGAGGGACATTGGTAGATAACGGTACATTCTGAATGAAGCATAGTACAGCTAGCTTCAACACTACATACTCATGAGATAGTTGAAGTCTTCATGTTCTTTGTTAAGAACAGACATACCTGACTAAAACAAAACAATGACCTTGCATGTAGGATAGTaaatgaccccccccccccccccccccccccccccccaaaaaaaaagcTTTGGATGCAGCAAATATTTAGTCATCCTCATTTTCACCAGTGAAAAGGGTCGTCAACAGTGAGATCAGCTGCTTTCTGGATGCTCCAATCATTCTGAAATTCAGGGTCTAGCACCATCATCTTACAATCACAGCTCCATGCTACCTCCGAGAGAGCCGCCACTTTGCTTCTCATCTCCGTCTCCTTGGCCAGAGAAGTAAGACTCTCTCTGTTTAGCAGGACATACAAAGTCTGTAGCTCTTGCGCTTTACTGGAAATGAACTTAAGGAATTCAAGTTCACTTCGATTCCCTCTATATTCATGGACAACCATCTTCTTGACGTGCGACTTGATGCATTCAACAGTAGGGAGCTCCTGCcagaacttggcatggtttcttCCAGTGGGTTCAGTTAAAGACTGGAACGGCATGTAAGTAAATGGTTCATTAGAGATGGATCATGCAAGAAGCAATGATCCTCCACTGCTAATAAATAGTGGTATGAGGGTCGAATAACTGATTAAATAATTGCATGGGATACTAGGATTTCACCTCGATGTGCAGCGTGTCAATGTTGGGAAAGCATCTGAGGAAGGCCACCAGCATCTTGACCTCCTTTGAGACACCAAAATTAACCTTAAAGGCCAATTTCTTGACACTTGGAAGCACTGTGCTCGGGCTCGGCATTATGCCAGGCTGAATGGCCGAGCGATACATCAAAAGAAGCAAAGGTGTCACCTCATACACATCAATGGCAATCCCATGTATTGCGTATAATAAGAGAGTGATGGAATCATGGAAATTTGGTACCTCGATGACATTGTTGCCGATCTGCAGGCGGTGAACTTTTGGCTCCAAGAAGCCGAGCACCCGCAGGTTGGGCGCACAAGCAATCTTGATCATCACAGTACTGTCGTCATCTCCGCGAGGCGCTTCGAGTAAGAAGAGCTGCTCCAGGAGCGGGGTGTTCACCACCGCGATCTCATCTGCCGCGAAAAACCAGAGGAGCACGCACCGGAGGCTTTTGCTGCGGAGGTGGACGAGATCGGGCGTACAGTTGAATACGAACGCGAGCTTCTCCAGAACCGGGCTGCAAGCGAGTCTGTAGTGCAGGTCCCAGCCGCTGATGGTGGTAGTGAACATGCCGAGCTCCTGGAGGCGGGGAAGGACGTTGGCTTTGCGGAAGAGAGCAGCGGTGTCCGGGAACGTAAAGAATCCCAGGAAGAGGCGCTGGAGTGAGGCGCAGCGGAGGATGTCCGTGGGGAGGCGCACACTGTCGGTGGTGGGGAGCTCGGCGACGTCGGCGTCGTTGACGAGGACAAGGTCCTCGATGCCCTTGGCGGCGAGGAGGCCCGACCACTCTGCGAGCTCACGCTCGTGGGATGCGAACCTGCAGCGGGCGATGTGGATGGCGCGGAAAGGGCCCGGGTGGTCTGCGAGGACGCGCGCCACCGCAGACGGGGGGAGATTGACGTCGTTGAGGACGAGCGGGTCGGAGCGCCAGAGGTGGCGCCACCGGGAGGCGAGGGTGGCGGTTCGGGCGGCGTCCTTGACGGGGAGGCGAGAGACGATGTTGCGGAGGAGGTCGTCGGGGAGGGCGCTAATGAGGTCCTCGCCGTCGTAGTCAGCGGCAGCAGAGAGGGAGACAGCACTTGCCACGGCATTTCCGCCGCCAGGCAACCAGCCCATGATTTTCTCGATGATGGCGGCCATGGCCGGAATGGAGTGAGGCGCAGTGGAGAGTGGAGACGCAGCGGCGACGGGAGTGGCGGCTCTAAGAAGGGAAAGTAGG
The sequence above is a segment of the Aegilops tauschii subsp. strangulata cultivar AL8/78 chromosome 6, Aet v6.0, whole genome shotgun sequence genome. Coding sequences within it:
- the LOC109741179 gene encoding F-box/LRR-repeat protein At3g03360-like codes for the protein MAAIIEKIMGWLPGGGNAVASAVSLSAAADYDGEDLISALPDDLLRNIVSRLPVKDAARTATLASRWRHLWRSDPLVLNDVNLPPSAVARVLADHPGPFRAIHIARCRFASHERELAEWSGLLAAKGIEDLVLVNDADVAELPTTDSVRLPTDILRCASLQRLFLGFFTFPDTAALFRKANVLPRLQELGMFTTTISGWDLHYRLACSPVLEKLAFVFNCTPDLVHLRSKSLRCVLLWFFAADEIAVVNTPLLEQLFLLEAPRGDDDSTVMIKIACAPNLRVLGFLEPKVHRLQIGNNVIEVPNFHDSITLLLYAIHGIAIDVLA